One part of the Bacillota bacterium genome encodes these proteins:
- a CDS encoding DNA translocase FtsK, which translates to MKQEAKLAHEKLKYEIAGILILALALFVFLSLFTQTGIIGSFLKQLLALTTGEKGVFVVPWVLAFFGFNLCWNRRPLTMNPRTWGVLLFFLIAMTGFHLLFFPAQPLSRNEIIKYLWRAGLEGKGGGILGAAFSIMAVFLFGRHGAYILVIALCGIDLVLLTGISTKKILKYLGSGCLKIGGIIKAKTLNFLFIEEETQPEEKEKEKEKEEENPSLPVIIDYNSPSDAKEQPENLPEPTEEKQQESPGFPKYELPPLTLLTRPLKVKSSRLNKEIIENVRILEETLESFGVKVCVSQVHRGPAITRYEIQPAPGIKVSKIIRLADDIALSLAAPDVRIEAPIPGKAALGIEVPNKEVTPVYLREILETNEFQNASSKLTIALGKDIAGNPLVADLVKMPHLLIAGATGSGKSVCLNTIICSILFKATPDEVKFLLIDPKMVELIMYNGIPHLLAPVVTEPKRAAAALKWTVREMESRYELFASLGVRDINRYNSQFCGAQEQKQYLPLPYIVVVIDELADLMMISPVEVEDAICRLAQMARAAGIHLVVATQRPSVDVITGVIKANIPSRIAFAVSSQTDSRTILDLNGAEKLLGKGDMLFLPVGAIKPIRIQGALVTDNEVEEIVTHVSKQRKPFYPTEIPEWTEAANREDDDFGDPLFKEAARLVIEMGHASVSLLQRRFRIGYSRAARIMDILEEKGIVGPFEGSKPRGILMNLEQFYKYYGGK; encoded by the coding sequence ATTAAGCAAGAAGCAAAATTAGCACATGAAAAATTAAAGTATGAAATTGCAGGAATCTTAATTCTGGCCCTTGCCCTTTTTGTTTTCCTCAGCCTCTTTACCCAAACGGGTATCATCGGGAGTTTCCTCAAGCAGCTACTCGCTTTGACAACTGGTGAGAAGGGAGTTTTTGTTGTTCCCTGGGTGCTCGCTTTCTTTGGATTCAACCTTTGCTGGAACCGCAGGCCATTGACCATGAATCCCCGTACCTGGGGAGTTTTGCTCTTCTTTTTGATCGCAATGACAGGATTTCACCTTCTTTTCTTTCCGGCTCAACCTCTATCCAGAAACGAAATCATCAAGTATTTGTGGAGAGCCGGTCTTGAGGGGAAGGGCGGAGGCATTTTAGGTGCCGCTTTCAGCATCATGGCTGTTTTTCTTTTTGGCCGGCATGGTGCTTATATCCTCGTCATTGCCCTGTGCGGTATCGATCTCGTCCTCCTCACAGGTATTTCTACAAAGAAAATTCTTAAATATTTAGGAAGCGGGTGCTTAAAAATAGGAGGTATCATTAAAGCAAAAACATTAAATTTCCTTTTTATTGAAGAAGAAACTCAACCTGAAGAAAAAGAAAAGGAAAAAGAAAAAGAGGAAGAGAACCCATCGCTTCCTGTTATTATCGATTATAATTCTCCTTCGGATGCCAAAGAGCAACCGGAAAACCTTCCCGAGCCCACAGAAGAGAAACAACAAGAGTCTCCTGGTTTTCCAAAATATGAATTGCCTCCTCTGACCTTGTTAACCCGTCCTCTGAAAGTTAAAAGCAGCCGTCTCAATAAAGAAATCATCGAAAATGTTCGGATACTTGAAGAGACCCTGGAAAGCTTTGGGGTGAAGGTCTGCGTTAGCCAGGTGCACCGGGGGCCTGCAATTACCCGCTATGAGATTCAACCGGCACCCGGAATAAAGGTAAGCAAAATCATCCGGCTCGCCGACGATATCGCTTTAAGCCTTGCAGCCCCCGATGTTCGAATCGAAGCTCCGATCCCCGGTAAAGCGGCGCTTGGAATCGAGGTGCCAAACAAAGAGGTGACCCCTGTTTACCTGCGGGAAATTCTCGAAACCAACGAGTTTCAGAATGCCTCCTCCAAACTTACGATTGCTTTGGGAAAAGATATTGCCGGCAATCCGCTTGTTGCAGATCTGGTCAAGATGCCGCATCTTTTGATAGCAGGGGCCACCGGCTCGGGAAAAAGCGTCTGCTTAAACACCATTATTTGCAGTATTCTCTTTAAAGCAACCCCTGACGAAGTGAAGTTTTTGCTGATAGACCCTAAAATGGTGGAATTGATCATGTACAACGGAATTCCCCACCTCCTTGCGCCAGTTGTTACAGAGCCGAAAAGAGCAGCCGCCGCTTTAAAATGGACTGTGAGAGAAATGGAAAGCCGCTACGAACTATTCGCCTCCTTGGGAGTTCGTGATATCAACCGGTACAACTCCCAATTTTGCGGCGCCCAGGAGCAGAAGCAGTACCTTCCTTTACCGTACATCGTTGTGGTTATAGATGAGCTGGCAGATTTAATGATGATCTCCCCTGTTGAAGTGGAAGATGCCATTTGCCGTTTGGCCCAAATGGCGCGCGCCGCTGGGATCCACCTCGTTGTTGCAACCCAGCGCCCCTCAGTTGATGTCATTACCGGTGTGATTAAAGCAAATATTCCTTCCCGGATTGCCTTTGCCGTTTCTTCTCAAACGGACTCCCGCACCATCCTTGATTTGAATGGTGCTGAAAAGCTGCTGGGGAAAGGAGATATGCTTTTCCTGCCCGTGGGAGCAATTAAACCCATCAGAATCCAGGGGGCGCTTGTGACCGATAACGAAGTTGAAGAAATCGTCACTCATGTTTCAAAACAGAGAAAACCCTTTTACCCCACAGAGATTCCGGAATGGACGGAGGCCGCAAACCGGGAGGATGACGACTTCGGTGATCCCCTTTTTAAGGAGGCGGCAAGGCTTGTAATAGAAATGGGGCATGCCTCTGTTTCTCTTCTTCAGCGACGTTTCCGGATCGGTTACTCCAGAGCTGCCAGAATTATGGATATTCTTGAGGAAAAAGGCATTGTGGGGCCCTTTGAAGGGTCAAAACCCCGGGGCATTTTAATGAATCTGGAACAATTTTATAAATACTATGGTGGAAAATAG
- a CDS encoding winged helix-turn-helix transcriptional regulator — protein sequence MSHLTEREKQILAYLKKDPMISQDELAAKMQISRSAAAVHISNLMRKGYILGRGYIFNERSGVLVIGKTWIEIRGEITGEAPAGKVVMEYGGFGYLLAQELARFRVEPTLLTFLGRDEIGDQIYNNLLQKGVKVQHIIRNPAFSSGKRIVVKRGEELLLEVEEMDIARSLTQKVLSTKEELLRTTKVLLIDGTLPFQEIEYLITKIKQYNIAASIVGCSLNWLQKKELLSCPQLFLVCRHQEIQELEGVPLGTEPEAFFPSCRRIINQGLQALIVILEEQGLLLVTKKETMYFPVLPLHTSGSPLSITAGIAGGLAAGYEIRLAVRRAMGIQDSQQPGRSRSQKERTPGSLEFDESSLK from the coding sequence ATGAGCCATCTAACCGAGCGGGAAAAGCAAATTCTTGCTTATTTAAAAAAGGACCCCATGATTTCCCAGGATGAGCTTGCCGCGAAAATGCAGATTTCGCGTTCCGCTGCCGCCGTCCACATTTCCAACCTGATGCGGAAAGGGTACATTTTGGGGAGGGGTTATATTTTTAACGAACGGAGCGGTGTTCTCGTTATCGGAAAAACCTGGATCGAAATTCGCGGAGAGATCACCGGTGAAGCGCCTGCGGGAAAGGTTGTAATGGAATACGGCGGGTTTGGGTATCTCCTCGCTCAAGAACTGGCCAGGTTCCGGGTTGAGCCAACCTTGCTCACTTTTCTCGGACGTGATGAAATTGGAGATCAGATTTATAACAACCTCCTCCAGAAAGGGGTTAAAGTTCAGCACATCATCAGAAACCCTGCATTCTCCAGCGGAAAACGCATCGTAGTAAAAAGGGGAGAGGAACTTCTTCTCGAGGTCGAGGAGATGGATATTGCCCGGAGCCTGACCCAGAAAGTCCTCTCCACAAAAGAAGAGCTTTTGAGAACAACAAAGGTGCTGCTAATTGATGGAACTTTGCCCTTCCAGGAAATCGAATACCTCATCACCAAGATAAAACAGTACAATATCGCAGCCTCCATTGTAGGCTGCTCTCTTAACTGGCTCCAGAAGAAGGAACTCCTCAGCTGTCCCCAGCTCTTTTTAGTTTGTCGCCACCAAGAAATCCAAGAGCTGGAAGGGGTCCCTCTGGGAACTGAACCTGAAGCTTTTTTCCCCTCCTGCCGGAGAATTATTAATCAGGGTCTGCAGGCACTTATCGTTATTCTTGAAGAACAGGGTTTGCTTCTTGTTACCAAAAAGGAAACGATGTATTTTCCGGTTTTACCTCTTCATACCTCGGGATCTCCTTTGAGCATTACGGCAGGAATTGCCGGAGGGCTTGCAGCAGGCTATGAAATCCGGCTGGCAGTACGCCGGGCCATGGGCATTCAGGACTCTCAGCAGCCAGGCCGTTCACGGAGCCAGAAGGAAAGAACCCCCGGCTCTTTAGAATTTGATGAAAGCAGTTTGAAGTAA
- the mnmH gene encoding tRNA 2-selenouridine(34) synthase MnmH yields MIEMVTVEEIFKKPDAVLIDVRTKTEYTEGTIPGAINLPLFDEAERSEIGIIYRMLGPEKARMRGLALASPKLVRLAELLQPYRNRELVLFCWRGGLRSQALASVLKLAGFQCSYLKGGYKAYRRHVISYLAEYQYKQKFVVLEGLTGVGKTEVIQFLKEMKEPAIDLEDLAGHRGSVFGHIGFTAMRSQKDFEALLALELERLKESKYLIVECESRRIGNIYLPTPFFEAMQRGTRILLYDRFEERVKRLVATYLATQKDNCDLENAVSHLQVRLGKRKTAFLCNLLNKQDYEAAVGFLLREYYDPLYHFPDGPSESYPISVCSRDPVKAAWEIKKYLKKFIKFMGRAS; encoded by the coding sequence ATGATCGAGATGGTAACTGTCGAAGAGATTTTCAAGAAACCTGATGCAGTTTTGATAGATGTCCGGACTAAAACCGAATATACAGAAGGTACAATTCCAGGCGCAATCAACCTTCCTTTGTTTGATGAGGCGGAACGGAGTGAAATCGGGATCATATATCGGATGTTAGGGCCTGAAAAGGCACGGATGAGGGGGTTGGCTCTCGCCTCTCCCAAACTTGTTCGTTTAGCCGAGTTGCTCCAGCCTTACCGCAACCGGGAACTCGTCTTGTTCTGCTGGCGGGGTGGACTGAGGAGCCAGGCACTCGCCTCTGTTCTAAAACTGGCAGGATTTCAGTGTTCCTATTTAAAGGGGGGTTATAAAGCTTATCGCCGCCATGTAATTTCATACCTGGCAGAATACCAATATAAACAGAAATTTGTCGTCCTGGAGGGCCTTACGGGAGTCGGGAAAACAGAAGTTATCCAGTTCTTAAAGGAAATGAAGGAACCGGCAATTGATCTCGAAGACCTCGCAGGTCACCGGGGTTCGGTTTTCGGCCATATCGGTTTCACCGCTATGCGCTCTCAAAAAGATTTTGAAGCATTGCTTGCCCTTGAACTGGAAAGACTCAAAGAGTCAAAATACCTTATTGTCGAGTGCGAAAGCCGGCGGATAGGGAATATCTATCTCCCAACCCCTTTCTTCGAAGCGATGCAAAGGGGAACACGGATTCTTCTTTACGATCGATTTGAGGAGAGGGTAAAGAGGTTGGTTGCAACATACCTTGCCACACAAAAGGACAACTGCGACCTCGAAAACGCGGTTTCTCACCTTCAAGTACGTTTGGGGAAACGAAAAACCGCATTTCTCTGTAATCTGCTCAACAAGCAGGATTACGAGGCGGCAGTAGGGTTTTTACTCCGGGAATATTATGACCCCCTTTACCACTTTCCGGACGGTCCCAGTGAAAGCTACCCTATTTCGGTGTGCAGCCGGGATCCCGTTAAGGCCGCCTGGGAAATTAAAAAGTACCTGAAAAAGTTTATTAAATTTATGGGGAGGGCATCATGA
- a CDS encoding helix-turn-helix domain-containing protein, with the protein MKIGELLRTNREKRGLSLLDVENETKIRAKYLAALESENFEEIPGEVYLLGFLRNYARYLDLNPDEIISQYKSRTKKSNQEIIPPPVQGAREPNILIDKLSKFASLLKNKALFIGVILAFTGVLLIFAILGLASNKKTAPPAPVSPPPYKNQLPPSPPVKREGVEVKLVGKELCWIQVKVDGKEEFSGFLNPEETKKFQAQEAIWLKLGNAGGVVVFYNGKGIPPLGQRGEVVVKEFVKSE; encoded by the coding sequence ATGAAAATCGGTGAACTTTTGCGAACAAACCGGGAAAAAAGAGGACTTTCCCTCCTTGATGTCGAAAATGAAACAAAAATTAGGGCCAAGTATCTAGCTGCCCTGGAATCAGAAAACTTTGAAGAGATCCCCGGCGAAGTCTACCTTTTAGGTTTTCTTCGCAACTACGCCCGCTATCTTGACCTGAATCCAGACGAAATTATCAGTCAATATAAATCCCGAACGAAAAAGAGCAACCAGGAAATCATTCCGCCACCTGTTCAAGGTGCAAGGGAACCAAATATATTAATTGACAAACTCTCAAAATTCGCCTCGCTTTTAAAAAATAAAGCCCTTTTTATCGGAGTAATTCTGGCTTTTACAGGAGTTTTGCTGATCTTTGCGATCCTCGGGCTAGCTTCTAACAAAAAGACTGCACCGCCTGCTCCAGTTTCTCCTCCGCCCTACAAGAACCAGTTGCCCCCCTCGCCTCCGGTCAAGCGAGAGGGGGTTGAAGTAAAGCTGGTGGGGAAAGAGCTATGCTGGATCCAGGTAAAGGTTGACGGAAAAGAAGAGTTTTCCGGTTTCCTCAACCCTGAAGAAACCAAAAAATTTCAGGCTCAAGAGGCAATCTGGCTAAAACTGGGAAACGCCGGAGGGGTTGTAGTTTTTTACAACGGGAAGGGGATTCCCCCTCTCGGCCAACGCGGTGAAGTAGTCGTCAAAGAATTTGTTAAATCGGAGTGA
- the rimO gene encoding 30S ribosomal protein S12 methylthiotransferase RimO, whose protein sequence is MKLVSMISLGCPKNLVESETILGLLAASGYAITPSLEDAELIIVNTCSFIRPAVKEALNAISYSSQFKKKGACRCLVVMGCLPQRYGPQLAELIPEVDVWLGVNAAPVLLGSLQKALAGEKVLNCPSPHREPDSGSPRLLTTPPSTAYLKIAEGCSHFCSYCLIPHLRGPLKSRPLEAIYREACQLAENGVKEIILVAQDTGSYGKDLFGSPSLNLVLKKLAQIPQLEWIRILYLNPTSLTPELVEVIKYETKICRYLDVPFQHANQEILRKMKRKGSLEEHLRLVDYLRSAFPDLTLRTTLMIGFPGENEHAFRELLSFVERAEFERLGVFPYYHEEGARSFRFPETVSWWEKKRRCRILLQLQREISRKKNRKLVGRELKVLIEKDLGNGVYLGRSFREAPEVDPKIIVKAKNLSPGNFAKVKITQAYTFDLAGIEVE, encoded by the coding sequence ATGAAACTTGTCAGCATGATCAGTCTCGGCTGCCCCAAAAATCTTGTTGAGAGCGAAACAATCCTTGGCCTTCTGGCCGCTTCCGGATATGCCATCACCCCATCGCTCGAAGACGCCGAATTAATAATTGTTAATACATGCAGCTTTATCAGACCTGCCGTGAAAGAAGCCCTCAACGCAATTTCTTACTCTTCCCAATTCAAAAAAAAGGGAGCCTGCCGCTGTCTTGTGGTGATGGGGTGTTTACCCCAGCGCTACGGCCCCCAGCTGGCCGAATTGATCCCTGAAGTTGATGTCTGGTTGGGCGTTAATGCCGCCCCTGTGTTACTTGGATCCCTTCAAAAAGCCCTGGCCGGGGAAAAGGTGTTAAACTGCCCCTCTCCCCATCGGGAACCAGATTCCGGTTCCCCCCGACTTTTAACAACACCTCCTTCTACAGCCTATCTTAAGATCGCGGAGGGATGTTCTCACTTCTGTTCTTATTGTCTCATTCCTCACCTGAGGGGCCCTTTGAAAAGCAGACCCCTGGAAGCCATTTACCGGGAAGCCTGCCAATTAGCAGAGAATGGAGTCAAAGAGATCATCCTGGTGGCTCAAGATACAGGTTCGTACGGAAAAGATCTGTTCGGATCCCCTTCTCTGAATCTTGTTTTGAAAAAACTCGCTCAAATACCGCAACTCGAGTGGATCAGAATTCTCTACCTCAATCCAACCTCTTTAACGCCTGAACTTGTTGAAGTCATAAAATACGAAACAAAAATCTGCCGCTACCTTGATGTTCCCTTTCAGCACGCAAATCAGGAGATACTCCGTAAAATGAAAAGAAAGGGGAGCCTTGAGGAACATCTCCGGCTCGTTGATTATTTAAGATCTGCCTTTCCTGATTTAACTTTGAGAACCACTCTGATGATAGGGTTTCCAGGGGAGAACGAACACGCTTTCCGCGAACTTTTAAGCTTTGTCGAAAGAGCTGAATTCGAGCGCCTGGGAGTTTTTCCCTATTACCACGAAGAAGGCGCCAGATCTTTTCGATTCCCCGAAACCGTATCCTGGTGGGAAAAAAAGAGGCGGTGTCGGATTCTCCTGCAACTCCAGCGGGAAATCTCACGAAAAAAGAACAGAAAACTGGTTGGAAGAGAACTGAAGGTTTTAATCGAAAAAGATTTAGGAAACGGCGTTTACCTGGGTCGCAGCTTCCGGGAGGCCCCGGAGGTTGACCCCAAAATTATTGTTAAAGCAAAAAATTTGTCTCCCGGGAATTTTGCAAAGGTCAAAATCACCCAGGCATATACCTTCGATCTTGCAGGAATTGAAGTGGAATAG
- a CDS encoding AAA family ATPase, whose product MIKEVCLGTSLAVLIFLIMLGYNVLPLLLLAGLGIFLYLLIERKGFAGGSSYAGYAQQVDFTFDDIGGQAPAKQELKEALDFVLHANRISEMGIRPLKGILLTGPPGTGKTLLAKAAAAYTHSIFLATSGSEFIEVFAGVGAQRVRQLFKTAKERALREKKNGAILFIDEIEVLGNRRGTHAGHLEYDQTLNQLLVEMDGLRNDDRVKILVIGATNREDMLDPALLRPGRFDRIVRVDLPDKAARLHILKLHCRNKPLADDVDLEKIAQESFGFSGAHLESVANEAAILALRENSPRIYQRHFKEAVDKVMMGEKLDRKPSREELYRIAVHETGHAIVSEVLRPGSVSHLTVTTRGRALGYMRQIPEDDLYLYTKDYLEKQIQVYLAGAVAENILLDSQSTGSTSDFQQAVQVARQIIIAGLSPLGIVWEEILPKDVFHQTIQEILQQQKKEAEKILEAHLETLKKIAQMLLEHEYLGGQTLRDLLEQGQNPLLH is encoded by the coding sequence ATGATTAAGGAGGTATGTTTGGGTACATCCCTGGCCGTCCTCATCTTCTTGATCATGCTGGGATATAATGTCCTTCCGTTGCTCCTGCTGGCAGGCCTGGGAATCTTTCTTTATCTTTTAATTGAGAGAAAGGGGTTTGCCGGAGGCTCCTCCTATGCAGGGTATGCCCAGCAGGTGGATTTCACCTTTGATGATATCGGGGGACAAGCCCCGGCCAAACAGGAACTCAAGGAAGCCCTCGATTTCGTCCTTCACGCAAACCGAATATCAGAAATGGGAATTCGTCCTTTAAAGGGTATCCTTTTAACGGGACCACCGGGAACGGGGAAAACGCTCCTGGCAAAGGCGGCAGCTGCCTATACCCACTCAATTTTTCTAGCCACGTCAGGGAGCGAATTTATTGAAGTTTTTGCCGGTGTCGGTGCGCAGCGGGTAAGACAGCTTTTTAAGACCGCAAAGGAGCGCGCTTTACGAGAAAAAAAGAACGGGGCGATTCTTTTTATTGATGAAATAGAGGTTCTAGGAAACCGGCGGGGAACCCACGCCGGCCACCTTGAATATGATCAAACTTTAAATCAACTGCTGGTTGAAATGGACGGTCTGCGAAATGACGACCGCGTGAAAATCCTGGTGATCGGGGCAACCAACAGGGAAGATATGCTGGATCCCGCACTCCTCCGGCCGGGGCGCTTCGACCGGATCGTCCGCGTTGATCTCCCGGACAAGGCGGCCCGTCTTCATATTTTGAAGCTGCACTGCCGGAACAAGCCCCTGGCAGATGACGTTGACTTAGAAAAAATTGCCCAGGAAAGTTTTGGCTTCTCGGGGGCCCACCTGGAAAGTGTTGCCAATGAAGCGGCGATTCTCGCCCTCCGGGAAAATTCTCCGCGTATTTACCAACGCCACTTCAAAGAGGCAGTCGACAAGGTTATGATGGGGGAAAAGCTCGATCGAAAGCCAAGCCGGGAGGAGCTTTACCGGATTGCAGTGCATGAAACAGGGCACGCCATCGTCAGCGAAGTCCTGCGGCCTGGATCTGTATCTCATCTCACAGTTACGACGCGCGGCAGGGCACTGGGATACATGCGCCAAATACCGGAAGATGATCTCTACTTGTATACTAAAGACTACCTTGAAAAGCAAATCCAGGTATACCTGGCAGGTGCTGTTGCAGAAAATATTCTGCTGGACTCCCAAAGCACAGGTTCAACCAGCGATTTTCAGCAAGCCGTTCAGGTGGCACGCCAAATTATTATCGCCGGTCTTTCCCCTTTGGGTATTGTCTGGGAAGAAATTCTTCCCAAAGATGTTTTCCACCAAACAATTCAAGAAATCCTCCAGCAACAGAAAAAGGAGGCAGAAAAAATCCTTGAGGCTCACCTCGAGACTTTAAAGAAAATTGCCCAAATGCTGCTGGAACACGAATACCTTGGGGGCCAAACCTTACGCGACCTGCTGGAACAAGGGCAAAATCCGCTCCTTCACTAA
- a CDS encoding competence/damage-inducible protein A produces MAKVEIIATGDELVRGEIENTTTPFLLNQLLELGYEIGRLVTIGDDQEEIKRTIREALTRAEIIIVTGGLGPTPDDLTREALAEAVNQPLEFRPDLWEAIQLFFRARGRETPPANIKQAYLPYQARAVPNHLGTAAGIIVTQGIQTIIALPGPPGELKQMFLSEIRPYLEGRYPVVPFQKKCTFKVFGLGESAILERLKEFLKEIKDTPVKISFLPRLGEVHVILQATGTPNGVESLFLQLVEKIKSLLEPDLYGIDDATLPGKVGELLRSRNITLGVAESCTGGLIGNYLTNIAGSSDYFCGGIIAYHNEIKENILGVKAKTLAEAGVVSPETAKEMALGARRVLGTDLGLATTGIAGPSGGLPETPVGTVYVGLATPSGVFAKKLFYPGVGRITVKKLAAKGALDFLRRFLIKPVEVG; encoded by the coding sequence ATGGCTAAGGTCGAAATCATCGCAACAGGCGACGAATTAGTAAGAGGAGAAATTGAAAATACTACAACCCCTTTTTTATTAAACCAACTACTCGAACTGGGGTATGAAATTGGGAGATTGGTTACCATCGGCGACGACCAGGAAGAGATCAAGAGAACGATTCGCGAAGCCCTGACGCGGGCCGAAATTATCATTGTCACCGGAGGTTTGGGGCCCACGCCGGATGATTTAACAAGGGAGGCCCTTGCTGAAGCTGTTAATCAACCTCTCGAATTTCGGCCCGATCTCTGGGAGGCAATCCAGCTTTTCTTTCGAGCCCGGGGAAGGGAAACACCGCCCGCCAACATCAAACAGGCTTACCTTCCGTACCAGGCGCGCGCGGTTCCCAATCACCTGGGAACCGCTGCAGGCATTATTGTCACTCAAGGCATCCAAACAATTATTGCCTTACCCGGCCCCCCTGGTGAGTTAAAGCAAATGTTTCTCAGCGAGATTAGACCTTACCTTGAAGGCCGCTACCCGGTGGTTCCTTTCCAAAAAAAGTGTACCTTTAAGGTTTTCGGGCTGGGAGAATCTGCAATTTTAGAAAGGTTAAAGGAATTCTTAAAAGAAATTAAAGATACACCGGTAAAGATCAGCTTTCTTCCCCGTCTCGGCGAAGTTCACGTAATTCTTCAGGCAACCGGCACCCCCAACGGAGTCGAAAGTTTGTTCCTGCAGCTCGTTGAGAAAATTAAATCACTGCTTGAACCCGATCTCTACGGAATAGATGACGCAACCCTGCCAGGCAAAGTGGGAGAGCTGCTGCGGAGCCGAAATATTACTTTAGGAGTCGCCGAGTCCTGCACCGGGGGCTTAATAGGAAATTATCTCACAAACATTGCCGGAAGCTCCGACTACTTCTGTGGCGGAATTATTGCCTATCACAACGAAATCAAAGAAAACATTTTAGGTGTCAAAGCTAAAACCCTCGCGGAAGCCGGAGTGGTAAGTCCGGAAACAGCAAAGGAAATGGCCCTGGGCGCCCGCCGGGTACTCGGAACAGATCTCGGCCTCGCCACCACAGGGATCGCGGGCCCTTCAGGCGGTCTCCCTGAAACCCCAGTTGGTACTGTATACGTCGGTCTGGCGACCCCTTCCGGGGTGTTTGCAAAAAAACTCTTTTACCCGGGGGTGGGGCGAATTACAGTGAAAAAACTGGCGGCAAAAGGCGCCCTGGATTTTCTCCGGCGGTTCTTAATCAAGCCTGTCGAGGTTGGGTAA
- the thpR gene encoding RNA 2',3'-cyclic phosphodiesterase — translation MENAFGPKKIRSFLAVLLPDDVKNQIYQHLNPICRLPLDIKWVEKENYHLTLKFFGSLTESEIRKISLFLTELTPQVDSFSLKYGGWGLFPNRRHPRVLWLGLGGDALDALHNLWLKIENGLLNHGFPREEKSFHPHITLGRFRSPANIELLLIKMKGSPLSGEIGSFPVSELHLMESKLSPAGPSYSSLAAFPLRR, via the coding sequence ATGGAAAATGCTTTTGGCCCCAAAAAAATACGCTCTTTTCTTGCCGTTTTGCTCCCGGATGATGTTAAGAACCAGATCTACCAACATTTAAACCCCATCTGCCGGCTCCCTCTGGATATCAAATGGGTGGAAAAAGAAAACTATCACTTAACACTCAAGTTTTTTGGTTCCCTTACAGAAAGTGAAATTCGCAAAATTAGCCTTTTTTTAACCGAATTAACCCCCCAGGTAGATTCCTTTTCTTTGAAGTACGGCGGCTGGGGCTTATTTCCCAATCGTCGGCACCCCCGCGTTCTCTGGTTGGGCCTCGGCGGTGATGCCCTTGATGCTTTACACAACCTCTGGTTGAAAATAGAAAACGGCCTCTTAAACCATGGCTTTCCCAGAGAAGAAAAGAGTTTTCATCCCCATATCACCCTGGGAAGATTCCGTTCTCCTGCCAACATCGAACTTCTTTTAATTAAAATGAAAGGTTCACCCCTTTCGGGAGAAATAGGAAGTTTCCCGGTATCCGAACTTCACCTCATGGAAAGTAAATTAAGCCCCGCAGGACCCTCTTATTCTTCTTTGGCTGCATTCCCGCTGAGAAGGTAG
- the recA gene encoding recombinase RecA, which translates to MNEKLKALELAMTQIERSFGKGSIMRLGEAPAHLNVEVIPTGSLALDLALGVGGVPRGRVIEIYGPESSGKTTVALHVIAEAQKAGGIAAFIDAEHALDPLYAQKLGVDIDNLLVSQPDTGEQALEIAETLVRSGALDVLVVDSVAALVPRAELEGEMGDVHVGLQARLMSQALRKLTGAISKSRTTAIFINQVREKVGVMFGNPEVTPGGRALKFYASVRLEVKKLEAIKQGTEVVGSRTRVKVVKNKVAPPFKQADFDIMYGQGISREGSLLDIGLELGLISKAGSWFAYGDERLGQGRENAKEFLKEHREIADEIEQKIRSMIGSRELSLSPQGYHEDELDNRGES; encoded by the coding sequence ATGAACGAAAAACTTAAAGCATTAGAACTGGCCATGACGCAAATTGAAAGATCCTTTGGCAAGGGATCGATTATGCGCTTGGGAGAAGCTCCTGCCCACCTGAACGTAGAAGTAATTCCCACCGGAAGTCTTGCGCTGGACCTGGCCCTCGGTGTGGGTGGAGTTCCGAGGGGGAGGGTTATTGAAATTTACGGTCCTGAATCCTCGGGAAAAACCACAGTGGCCCTTCATGTAATTGCAGAGGCTCAAAAAGCAGGTGGTATTGCCGCCTTTATTGATGCCGAACATGCTCTTGATCCTCTTTACGCCCAGAAATTGGGAGTCGATATTGACAATCTTTTAGTTTCGCAACCAGATACCGGTGAACAGGCCCTGGAAATCGCCGAAACCCTCGTCCGGAGCGGTGCCCTAGATGTCCTTGTCGTTGACTCTGTAGCTGCTCTTGTTCCCAGGGCAGAACTAGAAGGTGAGATGGGAGACGTTCACGTGGGCCTCCAGGCCCGCTTGATGTCCCAGGCTTTAAGAAAACTCACGGGAGCCATCAGTAAATCCAGGACCACAGCGATTTTTATAAACCAGGTAAGGGAAAAGGTTGGGGTTATGTTTGGAAACCCCGAAGTCACTCCTGGAGGGAGGGCGCTCAAGTTTTATGCCTCGGTAAGGCTTGAAGTAAAAAAACTTGAAGCAATTAAACAGGGAACAGAAGTGGTAGGAAGTCGGACAAGGGTGAAAGTAGTTAAGAACAAAGTGGCACCACCTTTTAAACAAGCGGATTTTGACATCATGTACGGCCAGGGTATTTCGCGGGAAGGCAGTCTCCTCGATATCGGTTTGGAGTTGGGGTTAATCTCGAAGGCCGGGTCCTGGTTTGCCTACGGAGACGAACGTCTGGGTCAGGGGCGCGAAAACGCAAAGGAATTCTTAAAAGAGCATCGCGAAATTGCTGACGAAATCGAGCAAAAAATCCGGTCGATGATTGGAAGCAGGGAGCTCTCTTTATCGCCGCAGGGGTATCATGAGGATGAACTCGACAACAGAGGTGAATCTTAA